In Spirochaetota bacterium, one DNA window encodes the following:
- a CDS encoding GNAT family N-acetyltransferase, with translation MHSSANGCVMNIRPITFDEGDIAGLTNLMNQWDALPAPLTAAGIGDSLRRLLALPGSALIACEDNGALIAYACLVEVVFLGMGTFIEVQSILVDRAQRRRGAARMLMERAESWARERGLAKISLSSRVHLEGAHRLYRSLGYTVDRQSYFFSKSL, from the coding sequence ATGCATTCTTCGGCCAATGGGTGCGTCATGAATATCCGACCGATCACATTCGACGAGGGCGACATCGCCGGCCTCACGAATCTCATGAACCAGTGGGACGCCCTGCCCGCGCCGCTTACCGCCGCGGGTATAGGGGATTCGCTCCGCCGCCTGCTCGCGCTCCCCGGCTCCGCGCTCATCGCGTGCGAGGACAATGGCGCGCTCATCGCCTATGCCTGCCTGGTGGAGGTTGTCTTCCTGGGCATGGGCACCTTCATCGAGGTCCAGTCCATCCTGGTCGACCGCGCGCAGCGCAGGCGCGGCGCCGCACGGATGCTCATGGAGCGCGCGGAATCCTGGGCCCGTGAGCGCGGCCTCGCGAAGATCTCACTCAGCTCGCGCGTCCACCTGGAGGGCGCGCACCGGCTCTATCGCTCGCTGGGCTACACGGTGGACAGGCAGTCGTACTTTTTCAGCAAGAGTCTCTGA